From a region of the Fischerella sp. JS2 genome:
- a CDS encoding alkene reductase: MQTVDLLTSLFSPVKLGPYTLPNRIVMAPMTRLRAVSSIPTELMATYYAQRAAAGLIITECTMVSPLSNGYMNCPGIYSQEQTEAWKQITEAVHAYGGKIFLQLWHSGRVGHPSLLNGELPVAPSAIAAEGTLHTPMGKVNIETPRAVEIHEIPQILEQFRQGAKNAVVAGFDGVELHGAFGYLIDQFLQDGSNQRQDKYGGSIANRTRFLLEVVEAVSSVWGGNCVGIKLSPSNTFYGMKDSNSQETFSYAIAALNDFNLAYIHLMEPNETDLATREVLNPVLPIFRPLYEGTIITNGGYDKQKGNQVLSSGDADLVSYGKLFIANPDLPQRFQVDAELNTPDPKTFYGQGDQSLDKGYTDYPFLEV; encoded by the coding sequence ATGCAAACCGTGGATTTATTAACTAGTTTGTTTTCGCCTGTCAAGCTAGGCCCCTATACCCTGCCAAATCGCATCGTCATGGCTCCAATGACACGTCTACGTGCAGTTAGTTCAATTCCCACTGAGCTAATGGCAACTTATTATGCTCAGCGTGCAGCAGCAGGATTAATCATTACTGAATGCACAATGGTTTCTCCCCTAAGTAACGGATACATGAATTGCCCGGGAATTTACTCACAAGAGCAAACAGAAGCATGGAAGCAGATTACAGAGGCAGTTCATGCTTACGGTGGCAAGATTTTTTTGCAACTATGGCATAGTGGACGTGTAGGACATCCTTCCTTACTAAATGGAGAGTTACCTGTTGCACCAAGTGCGATCGCAGCAGAAGGAACACTACACACACCTATGGGTAAAGTCAATATTGAAACACCCCGCGCCGTAGAGATACACGAAATTCCCCAAATTCTTGAACAGTTTCGTCAAGGGGCAAAAAATGCTGTAGTTGCAGGCTTTGATGGTGTAGAGTTACATGGAGCGTTTGGTTATTTAATTGATCAATTTCTTCAGGATGGTTCAAATCAGCGTCAGGATAAATACGGTGGTTCTATTGCAAACCGCACTCGCTTTTTACTAGAAGTGGTAGAAGCTGTCAGCAGTGTTTGGGGAGGGAATTGTGTTGGCATTAAGCTTTCACCCAGTAACACGTTCTACGGCATGAAAGACTCGAATTCTCAAGAGACTTTCAGCTATGCGATCGCCGCCCTCAATGACTTTAACCTGGCTTATATTCATCTTATGGAACCGAATGAAACGGATTTAGCTACTCGTGAAGTTCTCAATCCTGTTCTGCCGATTTTCCGTCCCCTTTATGAAGGTACTATCATTACTAATGGTGGCTACGACAAGCAAAAAGGTAATCAAGTTTTATCTTCTGGTGATGCCGATTTGGTTTCCTATGGCAAGTTATTCATTGCAAATCCAGATTTACCCCAGCGCTTTCAAGTAGATGCTGAATTAAATACACCAGATCCGAAAACTTTTTACGGTCAAGGCGATCAGAGTTTAGATAAAGGTTATACAGACTATCCTTTTTTGGAGGTATAA
- a CDS encoding rubrerythrin family protein: MDLSNSNTANNLSEAFAGESMANRKYLFFAEVTRQLGMSELSKLFRETANQETEHAFAHFRLMHPELVVGDVGSLTEEQKKAIAARCLELAIEGETYEYTIMYPGFAEQARTDRDGKAVVEFEAQQAESREHAAIFRKAAHNFGLLTYIENHHAQQYTEALQALEGVKASPKAASSDPATQKWICRQCSMIYDPQEGDPDSGIAPGTPFAAIPEDWHCPICGASKKTFVPYEEAVAA; the protein is encoded by the coding sequence ATGGATTTATCGAACTCCAACACTGCTAACAACCTAAGTGAAGCGTTTGCAGGGGAATCTATGGCCAATCGCAAGTATCTGTTTTTCGCGGAGGTGACTCGTCAATTAGGGATGAGTGAACTGTCAAAGCTGTTTCGGGAAACAGCAAATCAAGAGACTGAACATGCATTTGCTCACTTTCGGTTAATGCATCCAGAGTTGGTAGTGGGTGATGTGGGATCGTTAACAGAGGAGCAAAAAAAAGCGATCGCAGCTCGCTGTTTAGAATTAGCCATAGAAGGAGAGACTTACGAGTATACAATTATGTACCCAGGCTTTGCTGAACAAGCGCGTACAGATCGAGATGGAAAAGCCGTCGTCGAGTTTGAAGCACAACAAGCCGAGTCTCGGGAACACGCTGCCATATTCCGCAAAGCTGCTCATAATTTTGGCTTACTAACATATATTGAAAATCACCATGCCCAGCAATATACAGAAGCACTACAAGCGTTAGAAGGAGTAAAAGCCTCTCCCAAAGCAGCTAGTAGTGATCCTGCCACTCAAAAATGGATCTGTCGCCAATGTTCAATGATCTACGATCCACAAGAAGGTGATCCTGATTCTGGTATTGCACCAGGTACACCCTTTGCAGCCATCCCCGAAGATTGGCATTGTCCGATTTGTGGCGCTAGCAAGAAAACCTTTGTTCCCTATGAGGAAGCTGTTGCAGCTTAA